TGTCTCCCTAGAAAGTTCCGTGCACGTCTTTCTCGTCGAATGGTACTACCTATCAGGAGGAAACTGATAGGCGCCGCGAGTGCACGGCCTTCTATTGACTCGAAGATGCCACGAAGATAGCAGTCAGACTCAATGTCTGCAAAGTACTGCCCGTCAAATCTAACTGTGCCATCATTCTCGAACAATGGCGGAGTCTCTCGGTGCAATGTTAACCTTGGCGATCCCACGTACACCTTGGAAGTAAAATTAAGTGCCGCGTTTCTTACTTCGCCGAAGACTGACTCGCCGCGCAAGACTATATCTATTTCTAGATCATGGAACTCCGGCCGACAATCAGCTGACAGCTCTGAAAGATATATATCGAATGAGAAGTAGTCACTTTGGCAGGCCCAACTCCAAGAGGGCGCAATGTATGGGGAAGGAGACTTCAATCTCTTCAGCATTTCTTCGTAGTCAACCACTCTTACTCTAACAGCCCAACAGAGCGATTGATGCATACTATTCTTCCAGAGCCCAGCTGCGTAGTCGTCGTTCAGCCTTTTACTGAATAGCGACGCGATGCCAGCAATGGATGGAAGGAAATCTGTTTTCCGGGTAAGATTATGAAATCGGGGGACGATCTGAGCCACTGTCTTGCTCCATTCTTGATAGATGGCTGCTGTGCTGCCCGAATCGATAGTCACGCGGTCAAGCATGATATACTGCCGGTCTTCAAATCTCGTTCTGTGGAAACCCATCGATTGTGTGAAGTATTTGCATTTGAAGTGGATGTTTTTGTTTGAGAACATGAGAATGCGATTAGATGTGATGCGTTCCTGGAAGGTCCATCCTCTCGCAAGCCAAGGGCTGTAGCGTATTTCTTCAAACGCGTTGGCTTGGTAGAGAGGAGAGTATATTCCAAAGACGTAGGTATCACCAGATTTCTTTCTGACAGGAAGTAGGATTCTATCTGTCCTTTCGATGAATCCTTCCTCGCAATTGTGAGATGATACAGCTGCAACTGTCACGTAGGCGTTGCCATAGATTCGTTCCATCACCGCACATTGCTTGTCCCAATCGGAGGTGTCATCTTGGAGAATGCATAATGCATCGACCCACAAAAATGGGGTAGATAACGCTCTTGTCACAGCCACGGCGTCCTTGATAACTTGTGGCAAAGAGAGTTCTGGAATtcgctgctgatgctgatggatATTGGCTCTGGTTGTCTTGAGCTGTTTACTTGCATGAGGCTCCGGGCCCCAGCAGTACGTCAAGGCAATGTATCGATGGCTTTCTGCGTCTCGAAATTGAAAATCTTTGGTAAGGACTAAGCTTAACTGATTTTCTCTAACATTAATGAGTCGATCGGGAATGAAGGTTTTGTTGGGGTTGAGGTGGTTGTGTAATATACATGACTCAACCTTCGACTGCATCCATGATAGAGTCTCTTCATTCATATGAGACAATGGAGGCTGAAGTCTCAGAGACGTGCCCATATCGAAATCAGTAGCTGCCGTGATGGGGCAGTCGATATGGAATTCCTCGCCGCCTGTCTCGTTTCATGTCAGCAGTCACACGTGTATCTTCCGATCCTTGGTGTGTACCGGGTCTTATTCTAATCCGTAGAGCCTTTAAGCCATACGATTCGGTGTCATCAATGCGAAACACATAGTGCAGCGACACGGGAACACGTTTCGCTGAGAATGCTCCTACTGATGTATCGCGAATCTCCCACAGAGCCACGGTGTGATCAAGAAACCTGCAGCAATCGCATCtgtctccatcttgactAAAGGTGTGAGTCAGGAAGCCGGTCGCATTCCAATCCAGAtcaacttcttgttctcgggcTGCTTCCTCAGCTGGTGGGGGTCTTGGCAACAAGGTATCTGGCGTTATGTCTCTCAGTTGCAGGCATGCGCAGCGCCTGCAAAGCCTGGCAAATTGGTCTGGGGAAATTTCAGAGGCTGCCATTAAGGCGACGTTAGTTGTTGTGAGGAGTGTTTCCAGCTTATGCTGACGTGGCAGTTCTTAAGATAAGTACGCGTGACTAAGCGAGGCAAACGAATGAGGCTGACTTGGCTATCCATGTGTATATTTCGGTACGAAATTGTGAAGTTCATACCTTAGTTATATGTAAAAGTGCTCATTCGGCTTAATTCCGACAGCAACATGAAGTTTGACTCCTCTTCAATGGGTGCATAATACCATGTCAACTAGCTCCACGTTATCTGCTAGACCGCATCAATCTTGGACATGGGCAGAAGAGTTCTCACTGAAGCACACCTACTGGTCCTTTTGTAAGAAAGAAGACCTGTATGCCTACGGTAACATCTTGTATCAATAGCGAAGAATCTCTGATGGATCGTAATTGAACTAAGGAACCATGCTAGGTCCTCAGCCATACTGGTattctattttatatactaggtAGCTGCAATCCAGACAGTAAATAAGTGTAACACATATTGTAAAGTTATGATGATATTAAGACTTTGGATATAAAGCAACGACCTGTAGAATTGCCGACTCCAAAGACATGACCTTCCTAATCAGTGTAGCCTGGGCCAGTAGCATGAACGCCTCACGTCAATCCTTATCTCCGTGTTAAAATTGTCGAAACAAATGCTTGCGATGATTGAATGGCGACGTGTTGAATTAAGCAATAGTAAGTCCCCGCACTTACTCCAGCTCCTCAGGCACAGCGCATGCATGCCCTTACAGTGGTATCTTACAGGGGCCTCACTTGCTCCCGCGCAAAGTAGTCACTGCTCCTATGGCAACTCTCTCGATCCGCGATCTCACTGCCATACACTGGCCCATTACAAGCTGTTCCCCATAACATGTCAGCGCTGGAAATTACAGAATCTCATCTAATGCCGAGGAGTCTGTTCAAATTGCATAATCGAATCCATCAGCATTGCGTACATGGCGGGAATATCCCTTGCCGACCTTCCGAATTTGGGAAAGGCTCTTGTTTTGCACTTGCATGGTAAAACGAAAATCAGCCTGACCGCGTCTCAGGCGCGAGTCAGTCAAAACAGCTCATCAACAGGGCAGAAGTGACTCTTTTTTCGCATTCATGAGATAtttctatattaattacATGGTCGACATCGACCTGCCTGTTAGAGTTGCAGGTGTCCCAAGATGTGCATGACGCGAAACATGTCCTCTATATTGAAGATGGCACTCTAACGTGGGCATCATGCGTTTAGTCATCCCCGGCAAATGCGCTTCTTGTCTACAAGCTTTATGAGCCTGTTCTCAGCTCACCCTCTGATCTTCATATCACTCTGCTTCACCTCCTCCATCCAGCAACACCAACGTTGATCCCTCAAACAACAGCCTTAAAATCCAGAAGCCATCTACCGGCTCCCCACCGAAATTTAACATGACGCCAATTGGAACCGTTACCAACAGCGACAATTTAAGCCTTATACTCCTTTAGGTCCATGATCTGCAACGTCCCGGGTTCCCCTTGGCGATCAAATATGGGGTTCCCTGTTGCAGATCAATCCTTCGGCAAATTCACATGAAAGGAGGTGCTCACTGTTTAAAACCGCGACAATGGCTTGTTTTCCCCCAGGATAAAATACGAGTGTCCTTTTAGGGATTCTCTTGCTTTTTTAATCCAAGAATTGTTCTGCGAAATGGAACTCGGCCTGTCAACCAGCGATgtcaagctcatcaccatcatccaGCAAGTATGCTCCGTTCTATCACTAGTAGGATGTCTCTTCATAATCACAACCTTTTGTCTCTGCGACGCCTTTCACAAACCTATTAATCGGCTTGTGTTTTACGCGTCGTTTGGGAACATCATGGCGAGTGtttgcttcatcatggcggaTTCATTTATTGATGCGCCTGATGGGGCTGGGTGTCAGATACAGGCTTTTTTACTCCACACGTACGTTACACAGTCAATATTGTGAGGCTTGGCTAATTTGTGCAGGTTTGTTGGCGCTGATGCGTTGTGGACCCTTGCGATGGCGATTAATGTCTACCTTGCGTTTTATTATCGCTTTGACGCGCAGCggttgaggaagatggagttgCTGTATTTACTACTCTGCTACGGTATTCCATTCTTGCCGGCGTTTGTCTTTATCTTCGTCAAGAACGGTGACGGCGTGAGAGTTTATGGTAGCGCAGTTCAATGGTGCTGGATCACTTCATCGTGGGACACGCTACGCATCGCAACATTCTACGGCCCGATATGGTACGTCTACCTCTTTCACAGCTCGTCACAATGCACTAACAATACAGGGTCATAATCGCCATCACCCTCGCAATCTACATCCGATCCGGTGGCACCATCTACCGAAAACGCCAGCAACTCCTAAAAGCACAgggctccggctccggcggTCTATCCTACGCCCACCAAAGCACCGTCAACAATAATAACATGAAGACCACCGAAGTGACCATCACCTCCGAGGCGACCCAACCCGATGCGATACAATTACAAAACATGGGTCATCAAGTTAGCATACATGCTATTGATGAACAGCCCCCTCAACCGATTGCTCGTGTAACCAGCACAATGCCCCAACCAGTCCAGCGCCCGGCGATCCGACCCAGCAACGATGTATACCGTGCGGCTTGGGCGTATACAAAAGTCGCGATGTTGTTTTTTGCGGTGATTCTAATTACGTGGATCCCATCTAGTGCTAACAGGATGTATTCGCACATTCACCCTTCGGAGGTTAGTAAGCCTTTGCAGTTTATGAGCGCGACGGTTCTTCCGCTGCAAGGATTTTGGAACGCGGTTATTTATACTGTTACGTCTTGGGCGGCGTGTAAAGCGTTGTTGGAGGAGGGAGGACTTTGGGGGTCGAGAACAAGGATAAGTGAACCAGCTGATAAGGAGCGTGGAAGGAGGAGTAGACTCAAAACTATGATGAACTCGAGGACAGAGGATTCAGAGAGTCTGAGGGAATTGGCTTATCAGAATAAATCTGATGATGGGCGGAGTGTATGAATATGACTaccttctttttccttctacTTTGAGCAATGATACTAGATACCTTATACTACCAAACAGACATTTATTCACTGCACTAGTGATGTTTAAACCCGGTCGACTGGGCTGTCCCGTGCATGTATGTGACAGTAAGACGCGCTGAAGAGTACAAAACGTAGGTATTATATCACAACAGCTTTAATAGCTGAAGCTCAAGTAAAGTATCCTATGTAACAAAAATGGAGAATAATTGTATAAGGTGGCTTCCTCTAGTAGGTCTTTTATTTTGAAACTCTAGCAGGGTCCACGGTCTCATTGTCGCCCCAATATCCACTCCAATTATTATCTCTAAGATAGGTCTTCCAtacctcatcctcgtcatccagATTGCGACTTGTCTCTTCCAGCATAAACCATGCTGCGGCTGCGCCGACAACCGCGAAACCAGAGCCAATAAGAAAGACAACCCGGTTACCTTTATCAGCGTCATCAGTGTAGCGATTAAGAACCGCTGTAAATACCTTTTTCCAAGTCAGTCCTATTTCTAGATTTGGGCACAGATAGCCAATACTTACCTGAGTACCCAGTGTTGCTCCAACTTTGGCCCATGCCGAGATAATCCCGTTGGCTTGACCACGAATCGAGGTTGGAAATGGTTCAGCAGAAACAAGAGCAATGGTGCTAGATTGTTGTCAATAATCGACTTTCTCGAGAGAGCAAAATACTTACCTTCCGGGGCCGACTTCTCCCAGCGTTAAGAAGATGCCGTACATAACGATAAATAGAGTgaagatctttattatagattgATATGCCCCTCCCAGGATGAAACCAAGAATAGCCTGAAGAAGGAAGCCCAGCGTCATAGTCTGCTTTCTGCCGATCTTATCTGCTAGCCATCCACCGAGGAATGGACCAGGGAGATAGAATGAGTTGATCAGAACTCCCCAACCCAAAGAGACAACCAGAGAATTACCCGGATCGACTCTAGACACAATAGTTGAACTGAAAACTCCAAATGGAATGGAAATCCAATTGTAGATAAACCACGTCCAACCACCTGCCATAAGTCTTCGCCAGTACTTTTTCACTATCAGCAGGTAAGGCTGTTTCTGCCTCTGAAGAGCTGATTTGCGATAGGCGGTGGAAACGGCCATCTTGAGGCGAAAGTAGAAGATGCTCAGAGGAGGAAGCATACCGGCAGCAAAGGATAACCTCCAGACTAGTTCGTACTTTTCCTGCTTCTCGTGGACGCAGAGTAGTAGAATCATTGGAACCAAACCACCAAAGCAATAACCGAGGGAAGCAGCAACTTCACTCATGATTGCAAATATGAAACCTCGTCGCTTGCGGAATCCGCTGGCCTCGTCTGTGGCTTCCATGGCACCAGCGCCTAAACGTATTGGTGTCAGGGCAACTCTTCATCTCCCCTCAACAGGCACGTAGCACATTGGGAAACTTACCGGTGACAGGGTACTCTCCTCCAGCGCCCACTCCAGTAACACCTCGCCCAACAACCAGCATCCACAGCAACCCCGTATGTGATGTCCCGCTGGCGGCGGTGCTGAGGATCATTCCAACTGTAaggatgatggtggtggcaATAGCTCCAGTCTTGCGGCCATAATGGTCCGCGATGAAGCCAAAGAGGATCATGCCGAGTATCATGCCAATCAGGAAGGAATTCGAGAGCCGAGAGTACATTGATGAAGTCATGGCATCTGGGTATAAGACATCAAACAAGAGTGACACGCTTCCAATCACAGAAGCGTTGCTGAAAGCAAAAGCCATCATCAGTGCCAGCCGACTAGAAGCGAGCAACGAAATAATCAACTTACTAGGAATCCGAGGCAACAGCAATTGACATGAAACTGAGCGTGACCCATACCGAGAGTCTGCTGAATTTCGTCTCGGTCAGATGGCCGGCCTCGACGCTCTGGGCATCCGTAACCTCAAGAGTCTCGGGGCCGCCATCTCCCTTCTGGGGATATTGTGAGACGCTCTGACTGTTGCTGACAAGTTCCATTCTAAGTATCGATTTGTCAAGGAACCTACAATGTTGCCTAGTATTGGTTCGCCGCTGGATAATGGGGCAGCCAGCATCCTTTTAATATTTGTAATAATCATCGGCCAACATCCCAAGTTTGCCCCATCATCGACGCTACTGTGGTTAGCGAGGTCGGCATCTGTTGAGATAATGACGCTGGTTAGGAAGAGCGAATCAAAGGACAGAATGATATCTTTATTCTAGCTCACTAGAGGTATTAAATAGAGAAGGCCAGGATGTACCGCACTACGATCTAGCCTAATTAGGGTGTCAAATAGAGAACTATTCCATACTGGCCAATGCTAGCCCATTTGAGATATTCAATCGAGAACAAATGTTTCGTCTCTAGTTTATAATCTATAGTTTCAAACCTCATAGATTCGTCTCTCCAGGCATTGGCCTGATTCGGGTATTAAAAAGAGAACcactttattttattctaTGCTAACCCATCCAAGATCTTATGTCGAGAAGCGCACCTTCTACCCCGCAGATTATCGAGATCCTTAGTACAGAACACTAACACTGAAGGGGCCACTACATTCCGATAACGAACGGCCTCATGTAAACGAGAGGCTGTTTATTCCGAGACAATGGGTAATGCAATATCTGGTCGTTCTTTTCCCCCTCCCTTGCATTTCTTTCTCATATTGTTCCTTATCTACGAACCCTTCAATACACAGGTCATTGGTTTCAACTTCCTCCATCGTCACTATGTCTCCTGCGCCCTCACCTCTCCAGGTTCGTGAGAACGAAAAAATCACACTCAGTGACGGAACTATTCTCTCAGCTTTGATTTGGCTCCCGGAAGACGCCGAAGATAACCCAGTGCCTGCAATTCTTGAGTACATTCCCTACCGGAAACGTGATGGAACCAGTCATCGAGATGCCCTCAATCATCCTTACATTGCATCACACGGATATGCATGCATTCGGGTCGACATGCGCGGTTCAGGAGACTCTGAAGGCCTTCTTTTGGGTGAATATCTCAAACAAGAGCAGGATGACGGCCTTCAAGTCTTGCGTTGGATTGCATCAAGGACCTGGTGCACTGGCTCTATTGGTATAATCGGTATTTCTTGGGGAGGTTTCAATGGACTTCAGATCGCGGCTCTTGATCCCCCTGAACTCAAAGCCATTATATCGATCTGCTCAACCGACGACCGCTACGACAATGATGTCCACTACCAGGGGGGCTGTCAGCTGGTCGAGAACTTTCTCTGGGGTGCGACTATGTTTTCTATTGCTCCTACACCACCAGATCCTGCCCTCGTTGGTAACAAGTGGCGCAAAATGTGGATGGatcgccttgagcttggaacGCCATACATTGCGGATTGGCATCGACATCAAAGACGAGATGAATTCTGGAGACACGCTTCCATTTGCGAAGACTATGCTGCCGTTAAGTGCCCTGTCTACCTTGTGGGTGGATGGCATGATCCATACTCAAATTCTATCTTCCGGATGCTTGAGAATCTTACATGCCCAAAGAAAGGATTAGTCGGGCCATGGGCTCACAAATATCCAAACTTTGCAAAGCCCGGTCCCCAGATTGGCTTTTTACAAGAGTCTCTCCGGTGGTGGGACAAATGGCTCAAGGGTGTGGAAACCAACATCATGCAAGAGCCTATGCTAAGGTGTTACGTGAACGACACTGTTGGCCCGAAGAGACTCTACAACCACCGTCCTGGGCGATGGGTTGCCGAAATCAACTGGCCCTCTGATAGCCTGGACCCGATGTATATGGGGCTCGCAGCAGGGCAGCTCCTTGTCACACCACGTCAGAATGTGGAGTATCTGACGCTTAAATCCCCTCAGACCACCGGATTTGCTGCAGGAAGATGGATCTCTTATGGCACAGAATGGGATATGCCGGGAGACcaaagggaagaagagatcgGATCTTTGGTATTTGACGGCCCAACTCTCACCCAAGCCTTGGATATCCTCGGTCCTGCGAACCTTGATCTACGTGTTGCCAGTGATAAAAGATGGGCCTTTATTGCAGCAGTGCTATCAGAAGTCTTGGCTGATGGCAGCGTTACAAAGTTGTCGTACGGTCTATTGAACCTCACCCACCGAGATAGTCACGTCGATCTGCAAGACCTCCAGCCAGGCCATTTTTATACCGTCAGAATCCAGCTGAACGAATGTGGCCAGCGAATCAGTGCAGGCAGCCGACTTCGCCTTGCTCTATCATCTGCATACTTCCCTATTGTTTGGCCGTCACCCGAGGCCCCAACTTTGACAATCGATTGCTCTTCAAGCCAACTAGAGATTCCAATGCGGAAAGAAAACCCGCTGGACAATCAATTGAGACCTTTTGAGCCAGCGGTGAATGGTCCGCCGCTGAAGGCGGCCGTACTGCGTCCTGCTGGGGCCAAATCCAGCATCACCCGAGACTTGGAAACTGACGAGGTCACCATTGTCTATGACAACGACGAAGGATTATTTGAAAATCAAGACAACGGTTGGCGGTTTGGTGGAACGACCAAAGTCAGCTGCCACGTTCGGCCGGACGATCCCCTGTCGGCACGCGCTGAGCAGGTCTTTCGTCAAGAGTTTGGCCGTGGTGATCTCCATTTGGCAATCGACGGCCGAGCTGAAATGACTGCTACCAAGACAGACTGGCACATATCCACCCACATGGAAGCTTGGGAGAACGAGGAAAGAATCTTCGAGAAGCAGCACAAGTATATAATCCCACGCGACCACATGTAACATAGAACCCGTTCATTAATAAGTGGTATCAAAAGTTCACATTGCTAAGAGAGGCTCGCCTCTATTTTCCCACGCTCGAGCCACAAGAATCCAATCATCATCTGAACTCTCCCAAAACTCCTCAAGAAAGCGCAGAATATTAGAGTAGTATTGGAAAGGAGAGCTCCTGACCAGATCGTGACACAATTGACGGACAAGTTGGATCCTATCATGGTATCCATGACAAGAAATCCCAGACATCAAGATAGGCCATGATAGACCTGGTAGATAGCTTCCTCTAGCGATGGCCTTTTCGAGTAGTCTGAATAATTTAGAGCGGTGAACTTCTTCAAAGCCCCCAATGCTTTCAACACCAAGTCGTCTGCAAGCATATATCAGCCCAGCTTGGTGAAAGGCCTCAATAAGAAGAGTTGTTTCCGAGAGGTGGGCGTCTCTGGAAGGCTTCAATGTTCGTCCGACTGCCATATATGTAGCTGCTCTGGCGAGTTCAAGTTCGTCTTCGAGCTCCTCGAGGAACCCGGGGTCACCACCAGGGGTTCCTTCGGTATTTGGCGATGTCGAGGCAGTGGTTATCCTATGTATGCCTAGTAGAAAATGGCCAAACGGAACTGAACCACTATCTAACCTGGGCATAGCGACATCTCGGACAAGATCGGGATCAAAAAGGGTAGTACATGCCATTATGTCAAGACTTGCGACTTGATTCGCAATAAAGGTGAAAAGTTCATTATCAGTAGCTCCTTTGGTCAAGTGAGACTTTATCAGAGTTCTTGTAGCTCTCAAGTGGAAAACTGCATCAGCCGTGCTACAGTCCAGGAGAGAGTGATTGCACACCACGAGGGTAGCCGCAAGCACTGCATCTGTAGCCTCTTGGTGCCCTGTAGGTAGCGTGTGCTTTCCATTGGTTCCCATGCTGGTCAAGGTTCGGATTTGATCAGTGATCAATgtgatggccttgagatgGGCCTTTTGCGAGAAGCCGCTCGTTGTGCTGGCCGACGCATAGCTTTGGTAAGCAGCTGATAGCCCGATGATAGCATACCGTAGGGCAGGCTGTGTATGCGCCAGGCGAACGACGAGGCGCGTGTACCCATTCTCTGGTGAGTGCACCCATACGTTCTTCGGGGCGAGCTCCAGTGTGAAATATTCTAACAACTGATTCACCGCTTCTTGGGATGGCTCATCGAGTTCGTCATGGGCAAGAGGGCGAGATTGGGCTGTGCTAGGGACAGCTTCTGGAGACGGAAGAGTGGCTGGTTCAAGAGTAGGTGCTGGAAGGCCCTTGAACTTACCACGGCTCGCAATCGAGTTGACCCATCGGATCTGGCGTTTGTATCCAGGACAGGACAGTCCTCGTCCCGTGCACTTCAGACAATGCGGGGTAGTACGGTCGCAGCGAATGCGGCGCAAGGAACAAGTCTTGCAGTCTAGTAACTTCAGCACACAATGTCTGTAGAGATGTTTATTTTGTATtagaagaaagaggaaatTCATACCTTGTAGAATCTTCATGTTCATGGCCTTGTTCAAAATCCCCTCTTGTAGGTAGTTTCCTATAGATATGACCTCACTGAAGATCCACTAAGAGAGACTACAGTATATACCCGCCGTTTTCCCGGTTTATACTGGCGGTCTCCTAGACCCATCAGTTGGAGAAAACATGtgccaagcttgatgatAAAATTGCTTGTCACTTTTGTGCAGACATTTGGTCAAAAACAGGCTTTTTACCGTGCCCTTCCGCGTTCTAGCCCTCGTTTTATGCTGCTACTCGTGTGCAAACGATGAGCATCGTGAAGTACCTTATTTTTACATAGTGCGAAACGCTTCTTCGCATGACTCTATCAATCAGGCCATCTCAAGCTGTTCAGTCCGCAGCCCGATTGAATAACACCGTTAAAATGACAGAAACAAGTGGTCATCTACTTAAATACTTCGTTTTATTACAGTAACATTTGTCGCAGTGAGGCTGTCATCTTTAATCAGACCATACTCACTTTTTCAGGTGGCGTTGACTATTAGCTCGCCTATGCAATCAGCCTCACACTATCTCACCGCTCAACGGTCCGCAACGGT
The window above is part of the Fusarium musae strain F31 chromosome 6, whole genome shotgun sequence genome. Proteins encoded here:
- a CDS encoding hypothetical protein (EggNog:ENOG41); translated protein: MAINVYLAFYYRFDAQRLRKMELLYLLLCYGIPFLPAFVFIFVKNGDGVRVYGSAVQWCWITSSWDTLRIATFYGPIWVIIAITLAIYIRSGGTIYRKRQQLLKAQGSGSGGLSYAHQSTVNNNNMKTTEVTITSEATQPDAIQLQNMGHQVSIHAIDEQPPQPIARVTSTMPQPVQRPAIRPSNDVYRAAWAYTKC
- a CDS encoding hypothetical protein (EggNog:ENOG41) → MELVSNSQSVSQYPQKGDGGPETLEVTDAQSVEAGHLTETKFSRLSVWVTLSFMSIAVASDSYRLALMMAFAFSNASVIGSVSLLFDVLYPDAMTSSMYSRLSNSFLIGMILGMILFGFIADHYGRKTGAIATTIILTVGMILSTAASGTSHTGLLWMLVVGRGVTGVGAGGEYPVTGAGAMEATDEASGFRKRRGFIFAIMSEVAASLGYCFGGLVPMILLLCVHEKQEKYELVWRLSFAAGMLPPLSIFYFRLKMAVSTAYRKSALQRQKQPYLLIVKKYWRRLMAGGWTWFIYNWISIPFGVFSSTIVSRVDPGNSLVVSLGWGVLINSFYLPGPFLGGWLADKIGRKQTMTLGFLLQAILGFILGGAYQSIIKIFTLFIVMYGIFLTLGEVGPGSTIALVSAEPFPTSIRGQANGIISAWAKVGATLGTQVFTAVLNRYTDDADKGNRVVFLIGSGFAVVGAAAAWFMLEETSRNLDDEDEVWKTYLRDNNWSGYWGDNETVDPARVSK
- a CDS encoding hypothetical protein (EggNog:ENOG41): MSPAPSPLQVRENEKITLSDGTILSALIWLPEDAEDNPVPAILEYIPYRKRDGTSHRDALNHPYIASHGYACIRVDMRGSGDSEGLLLGEYLKQEQDDGLQVLRWIASRTWCTGSIGIIGISWGGFNGLQIAALDPPELKAIISICSTDDRYDNDVHYQGGCQLVENFLWGATMFSIAPTPPDPALVGNKWRKMWMDRLELGTPYIADWHRHQRRDEFWRHASICEDYAAVKCPVYLVGGWHDPYSNSIFRMLENLTCPKKGLVGPWAHKYPNFAKPGPQIGFLQESLRWWDKWLKGVETNIMQEPMLRCYVNDTVGPKRLYNHRPGRWVAEINWPSDSLDPMYMGLAAGQLLVTPRQNVEYLTLKSPQTTGFAAGRWISYGTEWDMPGDQREEEIGSLVFDGPTLTQALDILGPANLDLRVASDKRWAFIAAVLSEVLADGSVTKLSYGLLNLTHRDSHVDLQDLQPGHFYTVRIQLNECGQRISAGSRLRLALSSAYFPIVWPSPEAPTLTIDCSSSQLEIPMRKENPLDNQLRPFEPAVNGPPLKAAVLRPAGAKSSITRDLETDEVTIVYDNDEGLFENQDNGWRFGGTTKVSCHVRPDDPLSARAEQVFRQEFGRGDLHLAIDGRAEMTATKTDWHISTHMEAWENEERIFEKQHKYIIPRDHM